The DNA sequence GTGCGCATAAAAAGTGTTGGATTGGCAATTTCAgtaagaaaactaaaacttcCTTGATATAGATAAACAACAACTGGTGAGGGCGCCACCCAACGGAAACGAAGTGGACGGCAACGCAAATGTCTCCTCAAAGTACTTAACACTCAATGACTAGTCCCGAggggaacagtgaattttgtttcacgAGAATCTCAAtatttcccgagacgaagtcgagggaaacattgagattcgaggaaaacaaaattcactgttccccaagggaccagtcattaagtgatTTGTTATAAATTATAGCAAAAGAATGGTGCAGGTAGTCgcttgataaaaacaaaagcaaattttgaaaaacgcgaTGAGGTTCCTGCGACAACATCAGGCCACCTTCAATTGCACGCTCAGATCACGTGCAACAGCGGTCAACATTGCGCGGGTAACAGTGAACTGTTTCCCGTTTTGACGTCATAGTTTTCGCAATGTTGCCCGCTCATGGCATTTGGCgggaaacagtttcattgttagatgtcatgtgaccatgaACTAGCCAATGAATGGGCGCGCTGTAGCGTAAAAAACGCCAGCTATATAACAAAAATGTGTTATTGGAATCACCTTGCGACTATTCCATCTTTGTCAATATGCTGCTTTTCTTATGGAAATTAATTCCAACTGAGTATAGCATCtcatcattaacataaaaaaGCAAGAGGTCTGTATCATAACAAGGTCAGCTCCTACCTCGGTGCTTTTCAAAGGCCTttggcccgtttctcgaaagttccgaGAACTTTTTTGGCCCGAAAAgcaaacttgttttgaaaagctgatctttgaacatgtttttaatgtaagaaaaccaagaggattgcgaagtttggcTTTGCGAAGATACAAAGGGTATtatggcacccgaaatagacCCGAAATTTGCAGGATGGCTATTCTTGATACAACATTAACGTACTTTTTCTCGTGTTCATGTGGCACACGACAGGAAATTGAAAAAGCCTTTAATGTTACAATCCAAAAGCACATTTTCAGAGTTCTTGTTTACAACTTTCTGACTTTGAAAGCGCCAGGGTGGAATTGATGGCcttttcgtaaaaaaaaaaatgggacgTTAATCAGAAGCGTTTGTTATTTGTGTATAAATGTTTATGTATCTTAATGCAACACAGACCAAACTTAACATGCCTTCGTTACAGATACTTTGTTTATCAtaatcaacctcgttcccagggtctctcttctctgcatCCCTTAGTCGTTGGAAAAGAGGCCCTGGTTGCAGCTGGTCACTGAATCTGGGTGGTAGAAAAATCTGCTGGAAGGGTGGGGCAACAGggttttttattgtcaaatttaGTGACAAGTTTAGTAAGGCAAATGTACTTGAGTACCCACTCACCCTGCGGTTTTGGATGGATAgatggtcacgtgaccagccgcaaccagggTCTCTGTTCCAACGACTAagggaggcagagaagagagaccctgggaacgaggttgtatCATAATTAGAGTCTTATTTTATCATCTGAGCAAAAACTGCATTATTTAAATCAAGAATATGCACATGCTAAACTCGATGagaataaattatatattatgTGTCAGTCCTTTCCCGAGCTCTTTGTGTTGAAAAACGTTTCGCAGCTGGGACAGCTGTAGTGGCAAGTACTACTAGTTATAAACAGGTCTTTCTTGGATCATCAGTCACTTACATCTGACGACGTCTTTTGCGGTGTTTGTAGCCTTCCGTCAATCCGTTGATATATTTAGTTTGCCCGCTAACTCatgctgctttttttttaacaatttcacTTTAACTACTTCAGTTTGATGATTTTTAGTGATTTTATATATGAAATACGTCAGGATTTCACTATTATCCATTTTTTAGGTGATTGAGAAGGCAAAAAGGTCTGACAGTGAGCGATGGAAAGCTGTTAGAGAACAATTTGCAACTGACTTGGATGAGGAAATTGAAAGACATCTGCGCAAAATCAAGAGAGATCTTCTGGGCCAAGATCTGGGCGACCACAGGAGCTGTGTCATGAAAATGATCAATACACTGGCATCTCCTGTAGATGCAATGAATGCGATTTTCGAATCTTGCTTGGAATGTTTTGAAGGCAAACGCCAAAAGCAGGTCACCAAGTTTTTGGCTGCAACTACTGGAGATGCGCTTGGTCGGCGTTTATTTCAACTTGCTCTCTATGTGAGCTGCAAACGCCTCGTTGGAGACGCATTGGACCATTTCGTTCGAGaagaagttgaaaaacaaGTTGCATGCAAACTGAAGGATGTGAcagaaacagaagaaaaacgaCCTGTGCCACCCAGTGAAGGTAACGATTTgcttaaagaaaataagacgACGTAGACAGGAAGAATAGTCGCATCGGATGGGATTTATTAATGTCGCTAAAGCTTTTTTTTAGATGTTCTTAAAAAAAACCGATTGAAATCAGTTTTCCGTAAAGTGCATCTGAAGTGAAAATAGTTTTTGAGTCGATAAATAGTTTGTTGTTTAAATATACAACTCCAAAGATTGAGTAGTGTAGGTTAGAAGTGTCCATGTTATAAGCGCTCAAAATTGGTCCATTTTGCTATCAAAGTGTTTAAGGGACTTGGCGACTAGTTCAGGGCCGGTGGTCGGTCTCTTGAAAGTCCAGGTAATTTTTGGAGGTTTTTCGGATGACATAAATCCCTCTTTGTTGACGAAAGGGAAACGCTTCAAGGCATGAgactttgcaataattttgtatttctGCTCTTGAAAACATACTTAAAGATTAGTATTTGAGAATAAGGGATCGTGAATGGCTTAAACCTGGGAGTCATCAAAATTTATTGATGCACGATCGTCCGGGCTGGTGTAGTCCTGAGAGAGACTGTTGATGATGGCAATGACTATTATCACGAGTCCTTCTGACTGCGTGatgtgagtgagtgagtgatgTGATGTGAGTGATGTGATTTGATGTGAGTGTCGTTTTTGTGAGGAAAATATCAAGCATTTCACCGTTTTTAATTCGCAACCTTTTATCGCgcacttttcaatttttcgaCCGAAGTGTGTGCTTTCTCACAATCTTTTGAACATGTTTGGTTTCATATGCACTTAATTAGGAATCCAAAGCAAATGCGTCTGTAAGCCTCGGATTGCGACTCAAAGTGGACCATTTGCATTTGTATTCTGCTctaattttcaagataatgGTCGGCTCCATACTAGAACAGGTACTAGGAAATAAAACTATGCAACGTCAGGTCGGGAAAACACACACTTTCAGTTGCCGCCATCGTTCACAAACGCCTTTGCATAAGTTCCCCAAGATTACTCTCCAATTTCATCGAAGcacaacaaaacagttttgtGAAGTTGCGCCTCAAACGCTGCCAGTTTATTTATCACAGGTGCTGCCAAGGCTGGCACCTCGCGGAAGACCCGTTTCCGTTTTGTTCCAAGGAGAGACTCGCGTTGAAATTCACATATCCCAAGAGCCAAACTGGAATCGGTGTCTACATCGCTCTAACTCCCGCTATCTTGAAGTTTCAGTCATTATGTTACGTCGATAGTCGCAAATGTTGGGCGTTTGAAGTTCCTGGTGAGATTCTTAACGCGAATCAGgcaatgattattttttttctcacaattTGCTCCATTCTCCTTTTGATAGGTTCAATAGTCGACGAGGTGAAAGCGTGGCTGGCAAACGCAGATAATGTCGACCTTGCGAGGCTGAAGTTTATTGAGGCAAACGTCGTCAGCAAATTTCCggattttgcttgtttcgaaAATCTTGGTAACGGCTCATTTCTAAAATTTTTGACTTCCCACAAGGAACTCCTGGAAGCTATTGAGCAGGTCGGTGGCTTGACAATGGCTCGGTCAGGGAGACAAGGAACAAGGCTTGGGCACCAGGTTTCCTTGATCGGTGTATTGGATTTCATATCACAGTGCGGATTGCAAACCTCTCCTGTGAGtcagtgactttttttttttgatgaacAAATAGAATAGAAAGGCTCACTTCTTTTAACCCCCGGCTAAACGAGAGCAATAGCCGATGAGAGTAGACGAGAGATGAAAAACTCTTAGAGCTCACGGAGAATTGATGGGAGTGATCGAGAGCTCAGGAACGCTGTAAAACCGAGCGAAAAAAATTGTACATGCAGGCTGCAAAACTCTCATTCACATTCTCACGCTGGGCCTAAAGATACAAAACTCTCTCCAACTGTCATGAAAAATTCGAACATGTTCAAATTTGATGAGAACTTTGATGAAAATCTTAAGTGGGCCGAAATGGAATAGCAATAATCAAGACCACCAAAAGAATGCAACCCCAGTTTCCGTTTACATGGGTCCGCtaaaaattttgaacttaCAAGAAATTGCACAGAGGGGCCTCTCGTTTATAGAGGACGTGCGGAACCATGTACGTTTTCGAGCGGCAAAGTATACAAAAATTTGCTCGGACTCGTGTAAACTTTGATGCAGTCTCCACAGTAACGTGTAAACGGGTGGCACAGTAACAAAATTCGTCCGTGTAAACGGGGTCTTAGACTGCATTTTTTAGGGAGAGGTCCAACATCGTTCCCAGACGTTCGCCAGGGGAAGCAAGGGATCTGGTTGGGTAGATCcgtgagaaaacaaaatccaCGGGAGGGACCCTTTCTCCGACACTTTCACTTATCACTCCTTGGATTTGGCAAGTTCCGAATTACTTTCGATTCGATAGTAAATAACAACTGCCAGCAAATTACTAGCAAAAACGTTCCTCTATGCTCTTCCGCaaggttgtttttttctcaataaCGAGTCTTTTGAGTAGTGTCTCCCAAGATCCGCTGAACTAGTAATTTGATATATTTTCAATAGTTCAATTTTACCCTTGCACAAAGTTGGGCTTGTGTAGTGACACTTTTCTGTCTTCCATGATTGTAGGAGATCattgaaaagaatatttgTAATTACTTCGGCATCAGCAAGGTGACGGATCTTGGATTTGGCAGTTGTTCAAACCTTAAGAAAAAAGCTTCCGACCGAAGGGAAAAAATCACAGGATCAAGTGCACCCAATGTAGTGTACGAGGCCGCCCTCATGAGTCACGAGCCTTGTACAAAAGATTCAGAAGACGGTCAATTAGAAGCGCACAAGGGAAGTATCCTTGGGTTCATGAGCAAGGAGGATGCAATAGCTGCAATTCAGAGCACCCCACTTCTCGAGGATGTGTCCCTCTGAACTCACTGGGATGACGTGTTTGGAGGAGAGGTGTCCAAACTGGGAGACTTGAAGTCATTTTTAGAAAGCGAGGGAATTCTCACCAACGCCGGGAAATGTTCCCCGGGAAAGAACGGTTCTTTGGTTGTCATGGAAACATCTCCCGGTGTTCTTTTGCGTGTCACCACAGATACCTCGCCTGAAATCTTCAAAGAGTGCGCATGTCGTGGTGATGCGGTTGGTGCTGCTGGCCATCTCGTTTCTAT is a window from the Acropora palmata chromosome 1, jaAcrPala1.3, whole genome shotgun sequence genome containing:
- the LOC141860517 gene encoding uncharacterized protein LOC141860517, giving the protein MICRRVYFATTDEYPSPLFQEIDTGLDQRQAAKVARITQPSLSEIMRQQEEEAERLADEASSCPPIGYERLLKEVQVTPSTKKKNARVSSPPEYPSHSGRLRKIGAPGPMEKSFEQSQEILSSVKTTTSKHISAVEVDRAAENIIASLSDGGEFVSLEKVKAKLCKQFGKSSVNALGFKKDKDIPALNDLIQLQNKVSLYIHAYVMCNSVATLHELGQSLADLASKQDFEDLKLGPLLKQPVVYDMFKAPSSLDSLPQITTIQILKHLERYMTREDLWRDKVNLVEFIEYLCEEYGCETPYELGVRIKSVGLAISVIEKAKRSDSERWKAVREQFATDLDEEIERHLRKIKRDLLGQDLGDHRSCVMKMINTLASPVDAMNAIFESCLECFEGKRQKQVTKFLAATTGDALGRRLFQLALYVSCKRLVGDALDHFVREEVEKQVACKLKDVTETEEKRPVPPSEGSIVDEVKAWLANADNVDLARLKFIEANVVSKFPDFACFENLGNGSFLKFLTSHKELLEAIEQVGGLTMARSGRQGTRLGHQVSLIGVLDFISQCGLQTSPEIIEKNICNYFGISKVTDLGFGSCSNLKKKASDRREKITGSSAPNVVYEAALMSHEPCTKDSEDGQLEAHKGSILGFMSKEDAIAAIQSTPLLEDVSL